From a region of the Panthera uncia isolate 11264 chromosome B1, Puncia_PCG_1.0, whole genome shotgun sequence genome:
- the CSN2 gene encoding beta-casein, giving the protein MKVLILACLVALALAREKEELTESTETVESLSSSEESITHINKQKLENLKREEQQQRQEERQNKIHPFFQPQPLVYPYAETIPSPVLPQNILPLAQPAMVLPFLQPEIMEIPKVKETIFPRHKVMPFLKSPVVPLLDSQIVNLTDLENLHLPLPLPLPLLQPLMHQIPQALPQTTMLPPQPLLSIPQPKVMPFSQQIVPYLQRDMPVQTLLLYQDATREAQPVTAPVYNPIIVSPNLIILLSHL; this is encoded by the exons ATGAAGGTCCTCATCCTCGCCTGCCTGGTGGCTCTTGCTCTTGCAAGAGAG aAGGAAGAACTCACTGAATCCACTGAG ACTGTGGAAAGTCTTTCAAGCAGTGAG GAATCTATTACACACATCAACAAG CAGAAACTTGAGAATCTTAAACGTGAGGAGCAGCAGCAGAGACAG gaGGAACGCCAGAATAAAATCCACCCCTTTTTCCAGCCACAGCCTCTAGTCTATCCTTATGCTGAGACCATTCCTTCCCCTGTCCTTCCACAGAACATCCTTCCCCTTGCTCAGCCTGCTATGGTGCTGCCTTTCCTTCAGCCTGAAATAATGGAAATCCCCAAAGTTAAGGAGACCATCTTTCCCAGGCACAAAGTGATGCCCTTTCTGAAATCTCCAGTAGTGCCCCTTTTGGACAGCCAAATCGTGAATCTCACTGATCTTGAAAATCTGCacttgcctctgcctctgcctctgcctctacTCCAGCCCTTGATGCACCAGATCCCCCAGGCTCTTCCTCAGACTACCATGCTTCCTCCTCAGCCACTGCTGTCCATCCCACAGCCCAAAGTCATGCCTTTTTCCCAGCAAATTGTGCCCTATCTCCAGAGAGACATGCCCGTGCAAACCCTACTGCTGTACCAGGATGCCACCCGTGAGGCCCAACCTGTGACTGCCCCAGTTTACAATCCTATTATTGTAAGTCCAAACTTAATAATTCTGCTGTCTCACTTATGA